A portion of the Pedobacter cryoconitis genome contains these proteins:
- a CDS encoding class I SAM-dependent methyltransferase has product MLSDEVKSAYDNFYTQTDTTWRMLGAEAKAKNIMEVCKSIQPVKVLEVGAGDGSILHFLNEWNFGKELYALEIADTGVALIQGRGLSRLKEVQSFDGYQIPYGDNEFDLVILAHVLEHVEHERILIRELKRVAKHIVVEVPLDYRFGVDKRMKHFLDYGHINMYTPTALRFLLQSEGLEIIDDQVSMTPTATIKFNQFVNNKTPKTFSKVLRIELEYRIKKMVGNLLGTKKQEQYGNAYTVLTRKSSQTLQIF; this is encoded by the coding sequence ATGTTAAGCGATGAAGTAAAATCAGCATACGACAATTTTTATACACAGACCGATACGACCTGGCGCATGCTTGGAGCGGAAGCTAAGGCAAAGAATATTATGGAAGTTTGCAAAAGTATCCAGCCTGTTAAAGTACTGGAGGTTGGTGCGGGTGATGGCAGTATTCTTCATTTTTTAAATGAGTGGAATTTCGGCAAGGAGCTTTATGCGCTGGAAATTGCTGATACGGGTGTTGCTCTGATTCAGGGCCGTGGTTTAAGCAGATTGAAGGAGGTACAGAGTTTTGATGGCTACCAGATTCCTTATGGGGACAATGAGTTTGATTTGGTTATTTTGGCACATGTGCTGGAGCATGTAGAGCATGAGCGGATTTTAATCCGGGAGTTGAAACGTGTGGCCAAACATATCGTGGTCGAAGTTCCTTTGGATTATCGTTTCGGGGTGGATAAAAGGATGAAACATTTCCTGGATTATGGTCATATTAATATGTATACGCCTACTGCTTTGCGCTTTTTATTGCAGAGTGAGGGTTTAGAGATTATCGATGATCAGGTTTCTATGACGCCTACGGCAACGATTAAGTTTAACCAGTTTGTTAACAATAAGACGCCTAAGACTTTTTCAAAGGTTTTAAGGATTGAGCTGGAATACCGGATCAAAAAGATGGTTGGGAATTTATTAGGAACGAAAAAGCAGGAACAATATGGGAATGCATATACCGTTTTAACCAGAAAATCAAGTCAGACACTTCAAATATTTTAA
- a CDS encoding flippase has translation MKLPGLKGFDEEAFNKYFKNTGWLMFGKILSMVVGFVIARYLRASSFGELSFADAFTMIIAAVGALGLDTFIIREILNEPHKKDEILGTSLLMRLGVNALLIPITVCIYLLFHHYSEKPGDSLTWIILILSFASFFKSFNVIDSYFQSQVASKYVVKVQNICVVLSAVVKVLLVVFKMPLIYFAASLTFDSVALATGLVYMYHQRGFSLFTWTFSRKRAISLLKQSFPLILSAVMVSIYMKIDQVMLKSVGSIEVGIYSAAAKISEAWFFIPVAIVTSVFPALIHARKTDLDRYQKRLRNLYDLLVFISLPVAIVITFLAPFIIQFLYGDTYNGAGQMLAIHIWSGLFVFLGSASSQYLLAEGYTMISFQRTAMGAVINILLNLWLIPLYGGVGASIATLIACAVSAFYLLLIPKTRGQGIMMLKSLFLFTVFQKIFNRQKNSPHV, from the coding sequence ATGAAATTACCGGGTTTAAAAGGTTTTGACGAGGAAGCGTTCAACAAGTATTTTAAAAATACGGGTTGGCTGATGTTTGGGAAAATTCTCAGCATGGTAGTTGGCTTCGTCATTGCGCGGTATCTTCGTGCTTCTTCTTTTGGAGAACTTAGTTTTGCAGATGCTTTTACCATGATTATCGCGGCTGTTGGTGCTTTAGGCCTGGACACGTTTATTATCCGGGAAATCCTGAATGAACCACATAAGAAAGATGAAATTTTAGGGACTTCTTTGTTAATGCGTTTAGGAGTAAATGCCCTGTTAATTCCGATTACGGTTTGTATTTACCTGCTTTTCCATCATTATTCTGAAAAACCGGGAGATTCACTGACCTGGATTATTCTAATCTTGTCTTTTGCGTCTTTTTTCAAGTCATTTAACGTAATTGATTCTTATTTTCAATCACAGGTTGCTTCTAAATATGTAGTTAAAGTCCAGAATATTTGTGTGGTATTGTCTGCCGTGGTGAAGGTCTTACTGGTTGTTTTTAAAATGCCGCTGATCTATTTTGCAGCTTCTTTGACTTTCGACAGTGTTGCGCTTGCTACTGGCCTGGTCTACATGTATCATCAAAGAGGTTTTAGTTTATTTACCTGGACCTTTAGCCGAAAAAGAGCGATCAGCTTGCTGAAACAATCTTTTCCGCTGATCCTTTCGGCAGTTATGGTTTCTATCTATATGAAGATTGATCAGGTGATGTTAAAGAGCGTAGGTAGTATAGAAGTGGGGATTTACAGCGCCGCAGCAAAAATCAGCGAGGCTTGGTTTTTCATTCCTGTAGCCATTGTAACTTCTGTCTTTCCAGCTTTAATCCATGCGCGGAAAACTGACCTGGACCGGTATCAAAAACGTTTAAGGAATTTATATGATTTACTGGTGTTTATTAGTTTACCAGTAGCGATAGTCATCACATTTTTAGCGCCATTTATTATTCAGTTTCTCTATGGGGACACTTATAATGGTGCGGGGCAAATGTTAGCGATACATATATGGTCTGGTTTATTCGTTTTTCTGGGCAGTGCGAGTTCACAATATTTACTGGCAGAGGGTTATACCATGATATCTTTCCAGCGGACGGCCATGGGTGCTGTGATCAATATCTTACTTAATTTATGGCTGATCCCCCTTTATGGTGGTGTAGGTGCGTCTATCGCTACTTTAATTGCTTGTGCAGTCAGTGCTTTTTATCTTTTATTAATTCCCAAAACCAGGGGTCAGGGTATAATGATGTTAAAATCATTATTTTTGTTCACTGTGTTTCAAAAAATATTCAATCGTCAGAAAAATTCACCGCATGTTTAG
- a CDS encoding DinB family protein — protein MRNSSVFSSLKDISANYQHFLRGVSEDQFQVTPPSGGWSYSEVYSHIFDISILTLREVQSCIKGEGKVKPTAFIVKVILFFGSFPPNAKYKVPKVLVGRERKITKEAAAVFIQKFLEELNIVYSQLHLADPALKTRHPRLGYLNASQWFRFMEIHLKHHWKQLKRIEKSF, from the coding sequence ATGCGCAATTCTTCCGTTTTTTCTTCGCTGAAAGACATTTCAGCAAATTATCAGCATTTTTTACGGGGGGTCTCTGAGGATCAGTTTCAAGTAACACCACCTAGTGGAGGATGGTCGTACAGCGAAGTATATTCACATATTTTTGACATCAGTATATTAACGCTTAGAGAAGTGCAGAGCTGTATCAAAGGAGAAGGAAAGGTAAAGCCTACTGCTTTTATTGTCAAAGTGATCTTATTCTTCGGGAGTTTTCCACCAAACGCAAAGTATAAGGTACCCAAAGTCTTGGTTGGAAGGGAACGAAAAATCACAAAAGAGGCCGCAGCAGTATTTATCCAGAAGTTCCTGGAAGAACTTAATATTGTTTATAGCCAGCTTCATTTAGCAGATCCCGCACTTAAAACCCGTCATCCACGTTTAGGTTATTTAAATGCATCACAATGGTTCCGTTTTATGGAAATCCATCTAAAACATCATTGGAAACAATTAAAGCGAATTGAGAAGAGTTTTTAA
- a CDS encoding YjjG family noncanonical pyrimidine nucleotidase: MIKHIFFDLDHTIWDFDKNARETLTELYHQYELNLLGLPVCDLFIDVYTENNHALWAEYHLGKITKDVLRSERFSRTFVQLGVSPDLVPLGFEDDYVNQSPRKKNLFEGSEKVLSYLQQKYTLHIISNGFKETTLTKMAACNLNPYFSNVIISEDVGVNKPDRAIFEYALQKAGAEKQESIMIGDSLEADIRGAQDFGIKAIFFNPLNIAKPADVAWQILHLEELMQHF, translated from the coding sequence ATGATCAAACATATCTTTTTTGATTTAGACCATACGATCTGGGATTTTGATAAGAATGCAAGGGAAACCTTAACTGAATTATATCATCAGTATGAACTGAATTTGCTTGGTCTTCCTGTTTGCGATCTGTTTATTGACGTTTATACGGAAAATAATCATGCACTCTGGGCGGAGTATCATTTAGGAAAAATCACTAAAGATGTATTAAGATCCGAACGTTTCAGCAGAACTTTTGTTCAGCTGGGTGTTTCGCCAGATTTGGTACCCTTAGGGTTTGAGGATGATTATGTGAACCAAAGCCCAAGAAAAAAGAACTTATTCGAAGGGTCAGAAAAAGTACTATCTTATTTACAACAAAAATACACACTGCATATTATTTCGAACGGGTTCAAGGAAACTACCCTGACTAAAATGGCAGCCTGTAATTTAAACCCGTATTTTTCGAACGTAATTATTTCTGAAGATGTAGGTGTGAATAAGCCTGATCGTGCAATTTTTGAATACGCACTGCAAAAAGCGGGTGCTGAAAAACAAGAAAGTATCATGATTGGTGATAGCCTGGAAGCTGACATCCGCGGTGCACAGGATTTTGGAATCAAAGCTATTTTCTTTAACCCTTTAAATATTGCCAAGCCTGCTGATGTAGCCTGGCAAATCTTGCATTTGGAAGAATTAATGCAACATTTTTAG
- the upp gene encoding uracil phosphoribosyltransferase, protein MIFDLSKTNSIANIFMAELRDENIQKDKMRFRKNLERLGEFFAWEISRNLPYNDSETQTPLGIAKTKALDSQPVLATILRAGLPMQQGMLNIFDRADAAFVTAYRKSNPAGTIEIHVDYISSPDLTDRVLIMVDPMLATGLSMVLCCKELMAKYKIKELHIVAAIASAEGIRHVRANLPHAKLWLGAIDDEMTVKSYIVPGLGDAGDLAYGTKI, encoded by the coding sequence ATGATATTTGACCTGAGTAAAACAAATTCTATTGCGAATATTTTCATGGCAGAACTGCGTGATGAAAATATCCAGAAGGATAAGATGCGTTTCCGTAAAAATCTGGAAAGACTGGGTGAATTTTTTGCCTGGGAGATCAGTAGAAACCTGCCGTATAACGATTCAGAGACGCAGACTCCATTAGGGATTGCTAAAACTAAAGCGCTGGACAGTCAGCCGGTACTGGCTACTATTCTACGTGCTGGATTACCGATGCAACAAGGCATGCTGAATATCTTTGATCGTGCTGACGCAGCATTTGTTACTGCTTACCGCAAGTCTAATCCTGCAGGGACGATAGAGATCCATGTGGATTATATTTCTTCTCCCGATCTGACAGACAGAGTTTTAATTATGGTTGATCCGATGCTGGCTACTGGCCTGAGCATGGTTTTGTGCTGTAAAGAACTGATGGCGAAATACAAAATCAAAGAATTACATATTGTGGCTGCTATTGCAAGTGCTGAAGGGATAAGACATGTACGTGCAAACTTACCTCATGCCAAATTATGGCTGGGCGCAATCGATGATGAAATGACCGTTAAATCCTATATTGTACCTGGATTAGGTGACGCCGGAGATCTTGCTTACGGAACCAAAATCTAA
- a CDS encoding DUF7033 domain-containing protein: protein MKLLVYVPILTPRIKYVFNFIFTDILKAQAGFSSNVQEFKASPLPKISYSEMPVGDEPFFKNSDFLLAHTISPPTLKTTTFGDMIVPFAVDNSSLPFDVFAAAFYFVSRYEEYLPFKADAEGNYPPEASLQFKLKLLEFPVIDGWALMLKNMLLKRYPKLHFGQKKFEFTPLICMYDAPGMSSFNIFKHAVNFLRNIPFISRPRSAAQAKGSGLSLFLNEQHEKYQLAPVYFFKPSAGVDLICDRQITFPRSYLQLLKSGVLKDYRMGYETTVGFRAGTCTPFFWYDLQLEKTTHLQIYPIAINDIILLQRRTFNIDETIEQWGKLIENVKLLNGHFYILWHKETLPEFGKGKVGRRLYTQLLSNFLSLPNDI from the coding sequence ATGAAATTACTGGTATATGTTCCCATACTTACGCCCAGGATAAAGTATGTTTTTAACTTTATTTTCACCGATATCCTCAAAGCACAGGCAGGGTTCAGTTCGAATGTCCAAGAATTTAAGGCCTCACCGTTGCCTAAAATCAGCTATTCGGAGATGCCCGTCGGTGATGAGCCTTTCTTTAAAAATTCAGATTTCCTGCTTGCACATACCATTTCGCCTCCAACTCTTAAAACCACAACTTTCGGGGATATGATTGTCCCTTTTGCAGTAGATAACAGTAGTTTGCCGTTTGATGTTTTCGCTGCAGCGTTTTATTTTGTAAGCCGGTATGAAGAGTACCTGCCTTTTAAGGCAGATGCGGAAGGAAATTATCCCCCTGAGGCAAGTTTACAATTCAAACTTAAGCTGCTGGAATTCCCGGTTATAGATGGCTGGGCACTCATGCTTAAAAACATGTTGTTGAAGCGTTATCCTAAACTCCATTTCGGACAGAAGAAATTTGAATTCACTCCGCTGATCTGCATGTATGATGCACCGGGAATGAGCTCTTTTAATATATTTAAGCATGCCGTTAATTTTTTAAGGAATATCCCTTTCATTTCCCGTCCCAGATCAGCAGCTCAGGCCAAGGGTAGCGGGTTATCGTTATTTCTGAATGAACAGCATGAAAAATACCAACTGGCACCGGTGTATTTTTTCAAACCTTCTGCAGGGGTAGACCTGATTTGCGATCGTCAAATTACTTTTCCCAGAAGCTATCTCCAATTGCTGAAATCGGGTGTACTCAAGGATTATAGAATGGGTTATGAAACCACAGTTGGTTTTAGAGCCGGTACTTGTACCCCATTTTTCTGGTATGACCTGCAGCTGGAGAAAACCACACACTTACAAATTTACCCTATTGCTATCAATGATATTATTCTCTTACAGCGCAGGACATTTAATATTGATGAAACCATAGAACAATGGGGAAAATTGATAGAAAACGTCAAATTATTAAATGGTCATTTTTATATTTTATGGCACAAAGAAACTTTGCCGGAATTCGGTAAAGGGAAAGTTGGAAGAAGACTATACACACAATTGTTAAGCAATTTTTTATCTTTACCAAATGATATTTGA
- the uvrB gene encoding excinuclease ABC subunit UvrB, which produces MKFQLVSDYKPTGDQPAAIEQLVTGVNNNENYQTLLGVTGSGKTFTVANVIQQTQKPTLILSHNKTLAAQLYGEFKNFFPENQVNYFVSYYDYYQPEAYMPSSNTYIEKDLSINEEIEKLRLRTTSALMSGRRDVIVVSSISCIYGMGNPEDFSRSVFRFAVGTRVSRNTFLHSLVEILYARTINDFKRGTFRVKGDTVDIFPAYLDTAYRISFFGDDIEELSIIDPVTGKTIEKVEDMAVYPANLFVTPKDRFTSSIWGIQEELEARKNQLIGDRQLLEAKRLEERVNFDIEMMKELGYCSGIENYSRFFDGRQPGMRPFCLLDYFPEDYLMVIDESHVTVPQIRAMYGGDRSRKMSLVEYGFRLPSALDNRPLNFEEFESLAPQTIYVSATPADYELQKTEGVVVEQVIRPTGLLDPLIEVRPAINQVDDLLDEIDKTIKMGDRVLVTTLTKRMAEELTKYMDRLNIKCRYIHSEVKTLERVEILRGLRLGEFDVLIGINLLREGLDLPEVSFVAILDADKEGFLRSDRALIQTVGRAARNDRGRVILYADKITDSMARTIDETSRRRERQIAYNKEHGITPKTVGKSREAILEQTSVLDFSANTAHKNAYVETNQASIIADPIVQYMTQPEMQKSIDKTRKDMAKAAKDMDFLMAARLRDEMFAMETVFAERFGKQKVK; this is translated from the coding sequence ATGAAATTTCAACTTGTTTCAGATTATAAACCTACGGGTGATCAACCAGCCGCCATTGAACAATTGGTTACAGGCGTTAACAATAATGAAAATTATCAGACATTACTGGGCGTAACGGGATCTGGTAAAACGTTTACAGTAGCCAATGTGATTCAGCAAACGCAGAAACCCACTCTGATTCTGAGCCACAATAAAACACTGGCTGCTCAATTGTATGGAGAATTCAAAAACTTTTTTCCTGAAAATCAGGTGAATTATTTTGTTTCTTACTATGATTATTATCAGCCAGAGGCTTATATGCCCAGCAGCAATACTTATATCGAAAAGGATTTAAGTATCAATGAAGAGATTGAAAAACTCAGGCTAAGAACAACTTCTGCTTTAATGTCGGGGCGCAGGGACGTAATTGTCGTTTCTTCCATCTCCTGTATTTATGGTATGGGAAATCCAGAAGATTTCTCCCGCTCCGTATTCCGATTTGCAGTAGGGACCAGAGTGTCCAGAAATACATTCCTGCATAGTCTTGTTGAAATTTTATATGCACGGACTATCAATGACTTTAAACGGGGGACATTCAGAGTTAAGGGCGATACCGTTGATATCTTTCCAGCTTATTTAGATACCGCTTACCGTATTTCTTTTTTCGGAGATGATATCGAAGAATTAAGTATTATCGATCCGGTAACAGGTAAAACAATAGAAAAAGTGGAAGATATGGCCGTTTATCCGGCAAATCTGTTTGTGACACCAAAAGATAGATTTACTTCCTCTATCTGGGGAATTCAGGAAGAACTGGAAGCCCGGAAAAATCAATTGATAGGGGACAGGCAATTACTGGAAGCCAAGCGACTGGAAGAAAGAGTCAATTTTGATATTGAAATGATGAAAGAACTGGGTTATTGCTCCGGGATTGAGAACTATTCAAGGTTCTTCGATGGCCGTCAGCCCGGCATGCGCCCTTTCTGTTTACTGGATTATTTCCCTGAAGATTACCTGATGGTGATTGATGAAAGTCACGTAACTGTACCACAGATCAGGGCGATGTATGGTGGAGACAGATCGCGTAAGATGTCATTGGTGGAATATGGTTTCCGCTTACCTTCTGCTTTGGATAACAGACCTTTAAACTTTGAGGAATTTGAAAGTCTTGCCCCGCAAACGATCTATGTAAGTGCAACTCCTGCAGATTATGAATTGCAGAAAACTGAGGGGGTTGTCGTGGAGCAGGTAATCCGCCCTACAGGCTTGCTTGATCCGCTGATCGAAGTACGTCCGGCAATTAATCAGGTTGATGATTTACTGGATGAAATTGATAAAACTATAAAAATGGGTGACCGTGTACTGGTAACCACCCTGACCAAACGTATGGCAGAGGAGTTAACCAAATATATGGACAGGCTGAATATCAAATGCCGTTATATCCACTCTGAGGTGAAAACTCTGGAAAGAGTGGAGATTTTACGGGGATTACGCTTAGGTGAATTTGATGTGCTGATCGGGATCAACTTGTTAAGAGAAGGTCTGGATTTACCAGAAGTTTCTTTTGTAGCGATCCTGGATGCCGATAAAGAAGGGTTTTTAAGATCAGACCGGGCATTGATCCAGACCGTCGGCAGGGCAGCAAGAAATGACAGGGGCAGGGTAATTCTTTATGCAGATAAAATAACAGATTCCATGGCGAGAACCATAGATGAAACCAGCCGCCGGAGAGAGCGGCAGATTGCCTACAATAAAGAGCATGGCATCACCCCTAAAACAGTAGGAAAAAGCAGAGAAGCAATTCTGGAACAGACCTCTGTACTTGACTTCTCAGCGAATACAGCGCATAAAAATGCTTACGTGGAGACTAACCAGGCAAGTATAATCGCAGATCCGATTGTGCAGTATATGACACAGCCTGAAATGCAGAAATCAATTGATAAGACGCGAAAAGATATGGCTAAAGCAGCCAAAGACATGGATTTCTTAATGGCTGCACGGTTGCGTGACGAAATGTTCGCAATGGAAACAGTTTTTGCAGAGAGATTTGGTAAACAAAAAGTTAAATAA
- a CDS encoding YwbE family protein, protein MDGKNRADIYPGLEVEIILKKDQRSGKLTRGIVANLLTSSAFHSRGIKVRLEDGQIGRVAEIVEED, encoded by the coding sequence ATGGACGGAAAGAACAGAGCGGATATTTATCCGGGATTAGAAGTAGAAATCATTTTAAAGAAAGATCAGCGCAGCGGGAAGCTGACCAGGGGAATTGTTGCTAACTTATTGACATCCTCGGCTTTTCATTCCCGTGGGATTAAAGTTCGTCTGGAAGACGGGCAAATAGGAAGAGTTGCAGAAATCGTTGAAGAAGATTAG
- a CDS encoding DUF4834 family protein, with protein MGLIKFLFFTILILWIIRLLLRLVFPMVVKSIFGKMQQQSSGYTGQQQQQQQQRYSAKPEGSLSIDYVPPQPKQGNADKLGDFVDYEEIK; from the coding sequence ATGGGATTAATTAAATTTCTTTTTTTTACTATACTGATACTCTGGATTATCCGTCTTTTGTTGAGACTGGTTTTTCCAATGGTAGTCAAAAGTATCTTCGGGAAAATGCAGCAACAGTCATCAGGTTATACCGGACAGCAGCAGCAACAACAACAACAGCGCTATTCTGCTAAACCAGAAGGCTCATTGTCAATTGACTATGTACCGCCACAGCCTAAGCAGGGAAATGCCGATAAACTTGGTGATTTCGTTGATTACGAGGAAATTAAATAA
- a CDS encoding UDP-2,3-diacylglucosamine diphosphatase — protein sequence MCKREVDIVVISDVHLGTYGCHAKELLKYLKSIKPKIVVLNGDIIDIWQFSKRYWPETHMKVVRKLMKFVTEGVPVYYLTGNHDELLRKFADMHLGSFHIQNKLVLELDGKKAWFFHGDIFDVTMQHSKWLAKLGAVGYDSLILINSFVNWGLKLFGQEKMSFSKKVKAQFKDAVKFINKFEDTASELAAKNGYAYVVCGHIHQPEMRTVTTEDGQVLYLNSGDWVENLTALEYKDQKWNIFKYEPKDFQTDEVEEGILSDSEDLHSKLDINMLLQKIKLEIV from the coding sequence ATGTGTAAAAGAGAAGTTGATATTGTCGTGATTTCTGATGTCCACCTGGGCACTTACGGTTGTCATGCAAAAGAACTCCTTAAATATTTAAAAAGTATCAAACCCAAAATAGTGGTCCTGAACGGAGATATTATTGATATCTGGCAATTCAGTAAAAGATACTGGCCCGAAACACATATGAAAGTTGTCAGAAAACTGATGAAGTTTGTAACTGAGGGCGTACCGGTATACTATCTGACAGGAAACCATGATGAGTTATTGCGCAAATTCGCAGACATGCACCTGGGCTCTTTCCATATCCAGAATAAGCTGGTCTTGGAACTCGACGGGAAAAAAGCATGGTTTTTCCACGGTGATATTTTCGATGTGACGATGCAGCACTCTAAATGGCTTGCCAAATTAGGCGCGGTAGGTTATGATAGTTTAATTCTGATCAATAGCTTTGTAAACTGGGGACTGAAGCTCTTTGGCCAGGAGAAAATGAGCTTTTCTAAAAAAGTTAAAGCACAGTTTAAGGACGCGGTTAAGTTTATCAATAAATTCGAAGATACAGCTTCTGAACTGGCGGCGAAAAATGGTTATGCCTATGTCGTATGCGGCCATATTCATCAACCCGAGATGAGAACGGTAACTACTGAGGATGGACAGGTATTGTATTTAAACAGCGGTGACTGGGTAGAAAACCTGACTGCACTGGAATATAAAGATCAGAAATGGAACATCTTCAAATATGAGCCGAAAGACTTTCAAACAGACGAAGTAGAAGAAGGAATTCTTTCCGATAGTGAGGATTTGCATAGTAAGCTGGATATCAATATGTTGCTACAAAAGATAAAATTAGAAATTGTCTAG
- a CDS encoding glycosyltransferase family protein: MKILYAIQGTGNGHISRAREIVPLLQQHGDVELLISGTQADVKLSQQVAYQLHGFSFIFGKKGGVDHYETWKSMNLPRFVKDMRQLPLKNYDLILNDFEPVTAWACKLKGVESIGLSHQASFQSKKVPKPKSIDWAQLVMKYYAPSTHYVGFHFKEYDDFIHTPVIRSEIRNLQTSNLGHYTVYLPAIADEMLVPILQQIPHVQWQVFSKHTKTSFTAGNVQVRPVNNEQFNLSMASCEGLFTGGGFEGPAEALFLGKKLLVVPMKFQYEQQCNAYALQEMGLPVIWGSNKNWLPVIQKWVLEPQTHQFNFPDETAEVIEKVVNQFAR; the protein is encoded by the coding sequence ATGAAGATACTTTATGCTATTCAAGGTACAGGAAACGGCCATATCAGCCGCGCGCGTGAAATCGTGCCTCTATTACAACAGCACGGCGATGTAGAATTATTAATCAGTGGCACTCAGGCTGATGTCAAACTGAGTCAGCAGGTGGCTTACCAGCTTCATGGTTTCAGCTTTATTTTCGGTAAAAAGGGTGGGGTAGACCATTACGAAACCTGGAAGTCAATGAATCTTCCGCGGTTTGTAAAGGATATGCGTCAGCTACCACTTAAAAATTACGACCTTATTTTAAACGATTTTGAACCTGTTACTGCCTGGGCATGTAAATTAAAAGGGGTAGAGAGCATAGGCTTAAGCCATCAGGCCTCTTTTCAGTCGAAGAAAGTCCCGAAGCCTAAAAGTATCGATTGGGCTCAGCTAGTTATGAAATATTATGCGCCATCTACACATTATGTAGGTTTTCACTTCAAAGAATACGACGATTTTATCCATACTCCAGTTATTCGTTCGGAGATCAGAAATCTTCAGACCAGCAACCTGGGGCATTATACTGTATACTTGCCTGCGATAGCTGATGAAATGCTGGTGCCGATCCTGCAACAGATTCCGCATGTACAATGGCAGGTTTTCTCTAAACACACAAAGACAAGTTTTACTGCTGGGAATGTTCAGGTACGTCCTGTGAATAATGAGCAGTTTAATCTGAGCATGGCAAGCTGTGAAGGCTTATTTACCGGTGGTGGTTTTGAAGGACCGGCTGAAGCTTTATTTCTAGGTAAAAAACTGCTGGTTGTACCGATGAAATTTCAATACGAGCAACAATGTAATGCTTATGCTTTGCAGGAAATGGGCTTGCCGGTAATTTGGGGATCTAATAAAAATTGGCTGCCTGTAATTCAAAAATGGGTGCTTGAGCCGCAAACGCATCAATTTAATTTTCCTGATGAGACTGCTGAGGTGATTGAAAAAGTTGTAAACCAGTTTGCCAGATAA
- a CDS encoding DUF6427 family protein: MRISILINPPVRLNFEFIEPYAKFLIQIPIGDNFSVITNILMAGILVFIQAIIFNRIVNNHTLLAKPSFLPALLYITGASLFDPFLILSPVLISNFMLILIMDKLLKIGKSPNAIMIMFDIGLFIAVGTLIYFPFVMMLLLIWLSLLLYRSFNWREWVSGLVGFLTIIFFLAVFYYWNDNLGMFYKIWLPLKNKFPSMFKIRYNDYLVLVPVGITMVLASIQLRENFFRSFISTRKAFQMLFFMFLIAILSVYTKSNFKLYHFLLCVPPGAVLLAYYFSNATKRWFYESLFVILVLTIQFFLFV; encoded by the coding sequence ATGCGGATCTCGATTTTGATCAATCCACCAGTGCGGTTGAATTTTGAGTTTATAGAGCCGTATGCTAAGTTTTTGATCCAAATTCCTATAGGGGATAATTTTTCGGTAATTACCAACATTCTGATGGCTGGTATTCTGGTTTTCATTCAGGCGATCATCTTTAACAGGATCGTGAACAACCATACTTTGCTGGCTAAACCAAGCTTCCTGCCCGCCTTACTCTATATCACGGGAGCAAGTTTATTTGATCCTTTTCTTATTCTTAGCCCGGTACTGATTTCCAATTTCATGTTGATCCTGATTATGGATAAATTATTGAAAATTGGTAAATCGCCCAATGCGATCATGATTATGTTTGATATCGGGCTTTTTATCGCAGTGGGCACACTGATTTATTTCCCTTTTGTGATGATGCTTTTGCTCATCTGGCTGAGTTTATTATTATATCGTTCATTTAACTGGAGAGAATGGGTTTCAGGATTGGTAGGCTTTCTTACTATTATCTTTTTTCTGGCTGTTTTCTATTACTGGAACGACAATCTGGGAATGTTTTATAAAATATGGCTGCCTTTAAAAAACAAATTCCCATCGATGTTTAAGATCAGGTATAATGATTACCTGGTGCTGGTTCCTGTAGGAATCACGATGGTATTGGCCAGTATACAATTGCGGGAGAATTTCTTCAGGAGTTTTATCAGTACCAGAAAAGCCTTTCAAATGCTGTTTTTTATGTTTTTGATCGCAATTTTAAGCGTTTATACAAAGTCGAACTTTAAACTCTACCATTTTCTACTCTGTGTGCCGCCTGGTGCAGTATTGCTGGCTTACTATTTTTCGAATGCAACAAAACGATGGTTTTATGAAAGCTTGTTCGTTATTTTGGTCTTAACGATACAGTTCTTTTTGTTTGTTTAA